From a single Lolium rigidum isolate FL_2022 chromosome 7, APGP_CSIRO_Lrig_0.1, whole genome shotgun sequence genomic region:
- the LOC124670944 gene encoding bisdemethoxycurcumin synthase-like codes for MQQRAEGPAAMLAIGTANPTGAAVPQDEFADNFFRATKSEHLPELKEKLKRICKNTCIEKRHFHLKEESVGSHPEFLDRELPSLDARVDMLGPAIPKLALSAATKAIDEWGRPATDITHLVFVTFSTVQAPSADLQLASLLGLCPTVCRTILSLHGCSGGGAALNLAKQLAENNHGARVLVACSEITLISFRAPDRNSLVCQSLFSDGAGAIIVGAGPFFEGEHALFEMVSSTQTAIPNTEHVLNMQVSESGVEFHVGIEVPMLIGQNIQQCLQDTFSRAPVCSWNDLFWAVHPGGRAILDNIETVLKLEPGKLAASRHVLREYGNMSGATIIFVLDELRRRKNEEDPLPEWGAMLAFGPGVTIEAMVLRVPSHNNK; via the exons ATGCAGCAGCGCGCTGAAGGACCCGCGGCAATGCTCGCCATCGGCACGGCAAACCCGACGGGCGCAGCTGTACCCCAAGATGAGTTCGCCGATAACTTCTTCCGCGCGACCAAGAGCGAACACCTTCCTGAACTTAAGGAGAAGCTAAAGAGAATTT GCAAAAATACCTGCATTGAGAAACGACACTTCCACCTGAAGGAGGAATCGGTTGGTTCCCACCCAGAGTTCCTCGACAGAGAGCTGCCATCCCTTGACGCCCGCGTCGACATGCTTGGCCCCGCTATCCCAAAGCTCGCGCTCTCCGCTGCAACCAAGGCCATTGATGAGTGGGGCCGTCCAGCCACCGACATCACCCACCTCGTCTTCGTCACCTTCTCCACCGTCCAAGCACCTAGCGCCGACCTCCAGCTGGCCTCGCTCCTTGGCCTCTGCCCCACGGTCTGCCGCACCATACTGAGCCTACATGGctgcagtggtggcggcgcggcgctaAACCTAGCCAAGCAGCTCGCTGAGAACAACCACGGCGCGCGCGTCCTCGTGGCTTGCTCCGAGATAACCCTTATCAGTTTCCGCGCCCCTGACAGGAACAGCCTCGTTTGTCAATCTCTATTCAGCGATGGTGCAGGCGCTATTATCGTCGGCGCTGGGCCTTTCTTTGAAGGCGAACATGCTCTTTTCGAGATGGTCTCTTCCACCCAGACGGCAATACCAAACACCGAGCATGTGCTCAATATGCAGGTCTCAGAATCCGGCGTAGAATTCCACGTCGGCATCGAGGTGCCGATGCTAATAGGACAGAACATCCAGCAATGCCTCCAAGATACATTCAGTAGGGCTCCTGTCTGCTCTTGGAACGACCTCTTCTGGGCTGTGCACCCAGGTGGCCGTGCTATCTTGGATAACATAGAGACGGTGCTCAAGCTGGAGCCAGGGAAGTTGGCGGCCAGCAGACATGTCCTTCGGGAGTACGGCAACATGAGTGGAGCAACCATAATATTCGTGCTTGATGAGTTGCGCCGCCGTAAGAATGAGGAGGATCCGCTGCCAGAGTGGGGCGCGATGCTGGCCTTCGGACCAGGAGTCACAATCGAAGCCATGGTGCTGCGTGTACCCTCTCACAACAACAAATAA